The sequence below is a genomic window from Canis aureus isolate CA01 chromosome 35, VMU_Caureus_v.1.0, whole genome shotgun sequence.
ACAAGTTAAAGTTTATATCCTTTATCATCATTAACTTGTCAGTTTCTCCATTTTCAAAACAAGAATAACTAAATCACACAATTCACAGGACTATATGGAGGATAAAATAAAGTTACCATGGAAAGGTTTCCAAATTGTTAGGCATTCAAAGCAAACTATTACTATCATGTAGGAGCTTAGCAGTTCCAGCTGAATTGTGCTCATGCTGTTCCCTTCTTACTATAGTCTTTCCCCCATACATTCTGTACTCCCCAAAAAGCTACCTCGTCTTTTAAGAATATCAGAGATGACaggaaatattaattattattagatTAGTaacttctcaaactttttttgagaggatgaatgaaatatttttctcctcaATGAAATCTTACTTGGGCCCCTAAGTATAAAACAGATTAAAGAATAGCTACAAGTGAAAAGAGGGCAAGAGATCAGAGTCCTGCTTATTAGGGATCACCTAATACCACAGTAGCTCCTGAGACGTGTCCACagaatcccagaactctgagaagtatttaaaaataaattatttaagctGAACcttcactggggcacctgggtggcatagtcagttaagcattcaacttcttggtttcagctcaggttgtgatctcagggtcttgagatggagccccacatggggctctgcttaagactctccagCTCCCCCTTGCCCTCCCCCATGTGCAGGagcacgcactctctctcaaataaatacataaatctcaaaaattaaataaaaataaataaaccgagccttcattttatagctgaaaaaCTAAGGCTCCAAAAAAGGTAAAGTTGATTTATTCAGAGGCTTTCTACCAGTAActgaacaagaagaaaagaatacaGGCCTTCCCATTACCAGTCCAGTGGTCATGGTCTTCTATGCTGCTACATCTGGTTATTTGGCTTCTCTTCCTGCCTCAAATTTCCACATCGATTCATgtcttcaaatttttgttttgtacctttttttttttttaaagattttatttatttattcatgagaaacacagagagaggcagagacacaggcagagggagaagcaggctccatgcatggagcccgacatgggactcgatcctgagactccaggatcttgccctgggccaaaggcaggcgctaaaccgctgagccacccagggatcccctattttgtaCTCTTTTATACCCTGCTAGACTGAATTTCTAGAGGAACATATCTGATTAATCTTTGGAATCTCATTGTGCCTAGCATATAGAAAGTGATAACCATAGTAATTCTTTACCTATCGATTTGGACTCCAAACATTCCATATTCATCCTTGGCCAAACTTCTCTACTGAAATCTCCACTCCAATCAAATGCACCTGCTAAGTATTTACTACTTGTCTTAGCCTTAAAAGTATTCCTTGGTTTGTCAAAACTCAGCCGAATATTTTGGCATCCAACTcctatttcttctcttatttagttttccaaattatttcaGCGCACAGTATGCTCCtctgaatgaataatttttatccATACTGCTTCTTGGAGCAATTATTCACATACTGTTAACATTTGTTACACAATGGGGTCaacatttgggcagcccgggtggctcagcagtttagcgccaccttcagcccagggtgtggtcctggagacctgggatcaagtcccacatcaggctccctgcatggagcctgcttctccctctgcctgtgtctgtgcacctctctctgtgtctctcatgaataaataaaatcttaaaaaaaaaaaatggggtcaCATTTTAAGTGGGGGGGTTAGTTTCTAAAGCCAGAGaccaaagaaaaaaagtcaaaatgatGCTTAAAATTCCATATCATATGCTATTCTAAAGCATAAGAGAACGATACTGTGAGAGGCATGAGGGAACTAAGACTGCCTAAGAGAACAGCAGGTAAGCAACTCATGCTCACTCTGGAACATGTGCTTATCGAACAGAACTTCTAGCAGAATCACCGGTACTACTAGCTATTCTTCTTGGGGATACCGGAAGAAAACATCACACCTGCCTTTTTTAAGTTGAACGTATGCACGGTATCTCATCACTGAAGACTCCAACTACAAAATTATTAGACAGtaacattaaatttttctttttttggattctACATATTTCCTAGCACGTATTTGTATTAATATTACtcataatatgcatttatttatttgattctttttttaagaaatttatttgatttctttttttaagtaggctccacggggatccctaggtggctcaccactggcacctgccttcagcccagggcatgatcctggggtccgaagatcgagtcccacatcatgcctgcttctccctctgcctgtgtctctgcctctctctctgagtctcaaatgaatgaaagaagaaaaggaaaagaaaagaaagaaaaggaaaaggagggatccctgggtggcgcagcggtttggcgcctgcctttggcccagggcgcgatcctggagacccaggatcgaatcccacgtcgggctcccagtgcatggagcctgcttctccctctgcctatgtctctgcctctctctctctctctctgtgactatcataaataataaataaaaattaaaaaaaaaaagtctataaaaaaaaaaaaaaaaaaaaagaaaaggaaaaggaaaaggaaaaggaaaagatccCTGCCCAGCATaaagctcaacatggggctcaaactcattaccatgagatcaagacctgagtcaacatcaagagtcagacacttaacactgagccacccaggtgcccctgttgatTTGATATTTTAAGGCTATTGCCCCCAAAGGCAATATTTTAATAATCCTACAACCaaataaaacatagaaacagCCAGATTTTGCAGGTGtcacaaaaaaaaccctattcagaatttttaaaaaatttcactaGTACCATTAATACAAACTACAATCTGCCATTAACACCTTCCTTAAGGAATggttaaagtaaaataaacaggggcacctggtggctcagtggttgagccgtctgccttcggctcaggtcatgatcctgggttcctgggatcaagtcccacatcaggctccctctagggagcctgcttctccctctgcctacatctctgcctctctgtgtctctcatgaataaatacataaaatccttaaaagaaaagaaaaaaggtaaaataaacaaaactaggTGTCGACTTACATCTTCATCTTCGTTAAAAGCTGCTGCTACTGAAAGGGTTTTTGGAGCAAGCGTTGGAACAGTTTCTTTAGGCTTCTGAAGaagaaacacattaaaaagtATCACATAATGTTTATACAGGCTTGTTTAATGATACAAATAAGTTCAAAGtttcaattttatgttttcatagaAACATACAGTAAGGAACTCAGAACAAACTTTAAAGaaatccattttctctttttaaaaatgtggttatCAACAGGTAGCTTTATTAATTATATGTCCATTTGTTTTCATCCTGTAAAAGATTTTCTAGTCATGAACTATAGTATCATTTAGCTAAGGGGTACCTGGAAAACGTGAAAGAAAATGATTAGTAGTATTTTCCCACAGTAAcaaaaaatgaacaaggcagggtGCCTTGAGAACATAAAAGGCACCAAGACCATCTCTCCTGGCTAGCTTTCTGCCTATAGCCTGTAATGCTTCTCTTCTATCTAATAAGTTTCTGAGATCAGTTGTCCTCAGTATCTTCATCCTCTCACCAACCATTCTGTCTTTCAATCCACTGCAATGCGGCTTCCTCCCTCATTCCCCCATGGCTCCTTATTCACCTAGAATCAAGTCCTCGTGATTCTATGCGGTCACCAATGACCAGTGCACTGCTTTTGACTCTAAACGCCGGCTACTTTTTGAAACACTCCTAACTTGACTTCTCTGACACTGCTTTTTAGAGGTTGTTCTAATTCTCTGATCTTTTGTTCCCTTTGTTTCCTCCTGTTCCCCACCTTAAATGGCAGATACCCAAAATTCTGCCCTTCGGGATCTCTCCTTCTCTATACTTCCCTAGTAAATTCCATTCACTCCCATAATTTTAACTACTGAATCTTACGTCTACCCCAAACAGGATGTCATATGCCTACTGGATAGCTCCACTTAGAGCCCCAATGGGTATTCTAGTTTCACAGTGTTCTAAGTAATGAAACCAGAAAACCTTTTCCTCAACTTGCATTCTCTTATAGTCCTGCTGATTAAATCTCTATCTAATAGACCTACATCTCCCTCTGCATTCTCATCAACTACCACACTACAGACATCTAAGGTCCCTTTAGGGCATTACTTGCCTAAACATTTCTGTTAGAAATACCATCTCCCCACCATCAGTGTTCCTTCCCTCTAATCCTCTATAATGGTACCAGAGtgatatttctaaaatgcaaaccGCTTAAGGGTTAAGTTCCCATACTTTCATAGCTCCGCTAGAACTTAAAGAATAAAACCAAACTATGTCATGCAAGTCCTTTATGATTCGGTTCTCTGGTCTCATTTGAGGCAGCTTTCTATCCATACATTTGCATACCACTTTCCAACTACAAACAATTTCCTGAATGTACCATGTGGCTTCACATATAAACCGCTTTTGCACAGAATTCTTTTTGAGATGCCCTTTGCCCCCTGTCTACAGTGAAGGGCAACTCAAATCACCTCATCAGTGAAATATTCTCTGACTTACTGAAACAAAATGAACCACCCTTTCTTCtataacacaaatattttttataaatgtttgctTTTGAAGGAATAAGAAATGTTAATTTGGAGACTATGCAGAGACTTCAGAAATATCCTTTACTCTTTTAAAGACGTCACGTGTTTGATGTTGTACAGACAACATAGGACACAAGTACCTGTTGATCAACTATCTTTTCACATCATATAATCAAAAGCAatagttttaacatttttgtacCTTACATCTCACGTCCTCAAGATGACTGTGTTTATACTAAAgtttactttataaaaacaggtttttgttttttaaagattaaaatgttttattgaataaatagCCTTTTTCAAACAAAACCCTCCCATCTAAAATGATCAGCAATTACTAAATCATGTTAATGATTTAGAAAAAGTAGGGATTTAAATATCTAATTTAGGGGTGTGCCGACCACAGTAAAATCTATTTTCAAGAGTAACATCTATATGGAAGTGTACATTAGAATACATGTTTAATGACaatcaaaaaaaccccacaaatgtTTATGCAGTTAGTCTATgcaactttataaaaaaagaccGAACAAAAAGAATTGGCTCAAACAGGAAGAAAATCATGAAGTAAAGAAATTACAAGCTGAatgtcattttttgaaaaaaggaaaaaagaaaaaggcaaaaaaacataGGGTGGGAGCAGGGTAACTCAAACATACTGCCTCTAGTATGAGCCTGATCCATATCACATTTTTAAGATCTCTAAATGAACATCTAACACAAAAATAAAGCTAAACGCATCTGGCAAAGAAACATTAATTTTCACAGAACAGATATGAATAAACTAGTCAAAAGCAATAATCCTAATAATTTTAGGATTGCTCTTTTAGACAAGAATATAAACTACTTTCTAAAGTTAACAGTAACATACTActtaagtaacatttttttccttaaagatctaTGTGGTTGAAGAATATGAAACTGCCACTTTTATAGGTCAGAAATAGTCAAATACCAAAACTTTGTAAGTTTCAATCTAATACCTCAAAATTTGCCAGATACTCCACGGTTAATGATTATTAATTCAAGCTTTGTATTTAAAGTTGTTCTGTGATAGGATATACAGAGCTCAATGTCCATTTGTAGCTCCAAAGTAACCAGGAAGCTCTTATCAAAGAATACCTCACTAGCACTGATTTCTATAGACATTACTTTTTATATTACTGGAATTGAAATACAAggaaaataagtgaatttatttctgaaaatatttttgggaggtttttgctCAACTTGGAAAAATTCTAAGCTGTTACTTCATAAACCATATACTCTTTAGAATAGTTGCTCCTTCTCATActccaaacttttaaaaagctttgagTTATAACTTGCCCACACCATTCTTGAATGCAGAGCTAAAAACTTCTTAAATACTTCACATAAGTTCACATACGAATATACCTTTTCAGACTCAATTTACCATAATCTCGTAAAAGCAGGTTtctgaaacaaatttttaagaCCCATTATAAACATCATATAGATAAAATAACAACTCACACTTGATCCAAGTTTGATGGATATGGCTGAGGCTTTCTTTGTCGTCTGACTACCTATGGCAAATCCAAACTTGGAGATCTTTGTAGGCTTTGTTGGGAGGTCTGCAGCTTCTTCTTCAGCTGATCGCTTCTCAGCGCTGCGACTGGAACTTTCCCCTCCATTACTGGAAGAAACAGTCTTAGTTTTCACAggtttttctgcttcttcttcaGGTCCTGGTGAAGTCGAAACAACTTACCAAGATGAGCTATTTTTACTGAGCAGATTGATGGGAGCAGCAACCTCAAAAAGCATCGTTATAAGGAAGATACCTCTGCAGTTGTCACCTACTGACCCAACAGTCTCTTCCACTGTTTGTTAGAGTATACAGCAGGAACTGAGATTGTGTGGCAGTAGAAGAGGCTCCCATGAATTAACTAGCATAAAATACAgagcaatttaaaattataaacacagaGTTCACAAAATGTTAAGACCCTTCAACTAAACACTATTATGTAAGTCATATAATAATCTAATCATTTGTGGGGGTTTTGCTTCTTAGAAATTAAGGTCTATAAGTGCTTCTATACAAACTAGTTTGGGAGCAATTGGTCACAACACAGGATAATACATTTGATTAATAAATTCTGGCATTCTTCAATTATGTACTACTTGTTACACAAAGTACCTAGTTGTGTATATTACAAGAACTACAATGTTAATACAGCCTGGAGTAACTTTCTTGAGTGATGTGTTCCTCAAGTACCTCTCACACAATTTTTAGAGTTGAAAAGGAAACTCAAGGAAGATGTCAAGTCATCCCCTTATATAATTTAATTCTACTCCAAACGCTTGGTCATCACCTCTTATAACAATCATACTTAGGTTTATACCTGACTTATTCTCgtggaaaaaaaagatgagctaaTTATAATTTCAAACAGTAGAAGCCATAACATATGTAGATTTGGAATGCAGGATGGCTCTCAATAGCTTTGTGTTTGTATCAATCAGTGAAGAAATACGTTTGCATCTTGACTATCTTTGGTTCTTTACACTGGCTATTTTAGAAGTAGTCTAGTTGataattaaaaatgttactttcttTCCCCCATTTCACCCTGTAGAATGTTTTCTGCTACACTAGATAGTTTACTTAGGGAGAGAAGATGCTCTAAGTGATAGCCCTGAcaacagttaaaaaaacaaaacaaaagaggacATACAACTAGAATGcaggaaaagcagaaaatcaaacacaaataaatggacaaGTAACAGAGTAAAAAATCCAGAGGCTACAAGCTCTCAATCTGTATAATTTTGGAATGATGAGGTCTCTAGATTAATAAGCACTTTGAACAGAACATTTGATTTTGTTTAGAACAAAGGTAACAGgaattctttattctctttggaTAGGTGGTAAAAGTTGTAATAACAATGCAGGGGAGGTACTAAGTAGGATTAGGATTTGGGATTTCCCCAGGAGACAAAGATAGTACTGAAATGGTTGCTGGAGGTGCCATTTACTTATTTAGatatgaaattataaaagcaCCTAAAGAATGTAAGATCAACATTCAATGGTTGAAATACAGAAATCAATTTAGAATTTctaggggtgcttgagtggctcagttaagcgtctgccttcagctcaggtcatgactccagctggggtcctgggatggagccccgtatcaggctccccactcagtagcatcagcttctccctctgcacaacCCCCATGCTCGCTCACTCGcatataaacaaatctttaaagaaaaacatcaatttagaatttataaaaaaagaaactattatgccaacattaattttttcaaagccTAAATTTATAACTAAAAACATCATTCTAAATTTTATTCTGCATTCTGTTCAGTTTTAATCAAGTATGAATTTTACTGTAGAACCCAAACAGTGATAACTATTTCTTTTTGACTGACAGCTAAAACTGCAACTGTAGTCTCTACATACGGGAACATACAGAAAATGCACTGAGTTTGCATAAAGAATCTATACACTAAGGCACAAATTCTGTACAAACACAAACTCCGAAAAACACCAAACAGCATAAAGAACATTTAGTCTTGACTGCACTATATTCTGCTCTTTGAAATGTGACCCAAGAGCTACACATAATTAGTCAAGACTTCTAgttcttataaaagaaaataaaaaaacctatGTTTTCTTAATTCTAGGTCTTTTACCCAGAAAATAATTCTGAACAAGGATCTAGAAAAACTAAAGCATAAGtataaaacaaagtgaaaaacaTAAATCTTACTGTAATATTAATGCCATTAAGTGTGACAACTGGCTGAACTAGTATGTGATAACATATGGAACACAATACTAACTGTCCAATCCCATGATGCTATAGGGAAGATTTCTATAGACACTGCTATAGAAAAGGTAGCATGAACAGAGAGTTGGGAAAACTGCCACTAATTAAGGAATCAACTGGCAGCAACTCAGTTTTATTCACATTTGCTTTCTCGTCACCTTAAGAGGCAAACTATTAAGACCATCCACATCTCATGTCCACATGGGGGGATGAAACATACTATGCCTAGCaggtcatttcctttttatttttttagaacttattttatttatttgatgagagacggagaacacaagcagagggagcaggagaagcagactcctcactgagcagagaacctgacatgggactccatcccaggaccctaggatcacgacctgagctaaaggcaggcactcaaccaactgagccacccaggtgccccagcaggtCATTTCTAAACATGACTGATTCCAGATCcaacaaattatttttgaagatagTAAATAACTGTTTGGCTGCACTTAactctttaagtttttttttttttttttaaagcaactgtAAATACTCAACAGCTTTAGAAAATACCTACTCTTCAATGAAGAGATGGGGGAAAGGGagtga
It includes:
- the PCNP gene encoding PEST proteolytic signal-containing nuclear protein isoform X2, with product MLFEVAAPINLLSKNSSSCNGGESSSRSAEKRSAEEEAADLPTKPTKISKFGFAIGSQTTKKASAISIKLGSSKPKETVPTLAPKTLSVAAAFNEDEDSEPEEMPPEAKMRMKNIGRDTPTSAGPNSFNKGKHGFSDNQKLWERNIKSHLGNVHDQDN